A single Blastococcus colisei DNA region contains:
- a CDS encoding VWA domain-containing protein, translating to MTFQEPLWLLALLLVAALVAVYVVLQLRRKAYAARFTNVALLGSLVPKRPGWKRHLAFGIVALGLATLVVSLAVPSTEVRVPRERATVVMAVDVSLSMQARDVEPDRFRAMQTAAKEFVDVLPERINLGLVSFAGTATTVVAPTTDRAQVATAIDNLELAEATAIGEAIFTSLSAIQNYQSSLEAGEEDEVPARIVLLSDGYNTVGREDTQAIDAARAAGVPVSTIAFGTDYGTLDLDGETVPVPVDRQTLEEIADATGGSYSEAASAAELEDVYADLGSQIGYTTEPQDVSYWFVRVGVVLALIGAVLSLLWTNRLV from the coding sequence ATGACCTTCCAGGAGCCCCTGTGGTTGCTGGCCCTGCTCCTCGTCGCCGCACTGGTCGCGGTCTACGTCGTCCTGCAGCTGCGCCGGAAGGCGTACGCGGCGCGCTTCACCAACGTGGCGCTGCTCGGCTCGCTCGTGCCCAAGCGGCCGGGCTGGAAGCGGCACCTCGCCTTCGGGATCGTCGCGCTGGGGCTGGCCACGCTCGTGGTGTCCCTGGCGGTGCCGAGCACCGAGGTGCGGGTGCCGCGGGAGCGGGCGACGGTCGTGATGGCCGTGGACGTGTCGCTGTCGATGCAGGCCCGCGACGTCGAGCCCGACCGCTTCCGGGCGATGCAGACCGCGGCCAAGGAGTTCGTGGACGTCCTGCCCGAGCGGATCAACCTGGGCCTGGTCTCCTTCGCCGGAACCGCGACCACCGTCGTCGCGCCCACCACCGACCGCGCCCAGGTGGCCACGGCGATCGACAACCTCGAGCTCGCCGAGGCCACGGCCATCGGGGAGGCGATCTTCACGTCGCTGTCCGCCATCCAGAACTACCAGTCCAGCCTGGAGGCCGGCGAGGAGGACGAGGTACCGGCCCGCATCGTGCTCCTGTCCGACGGCTACAACACCGTCGGCCGCGAGGACACCCAGGCCATCGACGCGGCCCGGGCCGCCGGCGTGCCGGTGTCGACCATCGCGTTCGGCACCGACTACGGCACCCTCGACCTGGACGGCGAGACGGTTCCCGTGCCGGTCGACCGGCAGACGCTCGAGGAGATCGCCGACGCGACCGGCGGCAGCTACAGCGAGGCGGCCAGCGCCGCCGAGCTCGAGGACGTCTACGCCGACCTGGGCAGCCAGATCGGTTACACGACCGAACCGCAGGACGTCAGCTACTGGTTCGTGCGGGTGGGCGTCGTCCTCGCCCTGATCGGCGCCGTCCTCAGCCTGCTCTGGACCAACCGCCTCGTGTAG
- a CDS encoding C40 family peptidase, producing the protein MDSGTWSSSARSARRDAGAVARPSWAPNAARIGGLAVAVALSVGLTPSVAAAVPPGPSDTQIATAQAQADAVQARIGALSGQLTAAEEAVEDARVTALIALDQYQATEASYLAAQQQADAAAAAAAQADADLGVARTQMMAFARRSYMEGSTFAGAAALITAADPGELIQRAALLEAAGSHRSDVLTEVTVLRVQAAEAETLAANTLATAVRLQEEAAASLAVAETAEASARQQAAALETQQAQLTTELAGAQAELTALVGQRAAAERAAQVTAPPQPPPPVQTTPAPSGNSTSAGAGDASKAQIAIDAAMAYEGLPYAWGGGGTRGPGYGHSGDEDVWGFDCSGLTQYAYGQAGISIPRNSSWQYSALPKVSRDDLRPGDLVFWARNTSDPATIHHVAIWLGGDRILEAPQSGSFVQVTEMRWKGYIGAGRPSA; encoded by the coding sequence GTGGACAGCGGTACGTGGAGCTCCTCCGCGCGCAGCGCTCGTCGTGATGCGGGCGCCGTCGCGCGCCCGAGCTGGGCGCCGAACGCGGCCCGGATCGGCGGCCTGGCCGTCGCCGTGGCGCTGTCCGTCGGCCTGACCCCGTCGGTCGCCGCGGCCGTCCCGCCCGGGCCCAGCGACACGCAGATCGCGACGGCGCAGGCCCAGGCCGACGCCGTCCAGGCCCGGATCGGCGCGCTGTCGGGGCAGCTGACGGCCGCTGAGGAGGCCGTGGAGGACGCCCGGGTCACGGCGCTCATCGCCCTGGACCAGTATCAGGCGACCGAGGCCTCGTACCTCGCCGCCCAGCAGCAGGCCGATGCCGCTGCGGCCGCCGCCGCGCAGGCCGACGCCGACCTGGGCGTGGCGCGCACGCAGATGATGGCCTTCGCCCGCCGCAGCTACATGGAGGGCAGCACCTTCGCCGGTGCGGCCGCACTGATCACCGCCGCCGACCCGGGCGAGCTCATCCAGCGCGCAGCGCTGCTCGAGGCCGCGGGCTCGCATCGCTCGGACGTCCTGACCGAGGTCACCGTGCTCCGGGTGCAGGCCGCCGAGGCCGAGACCCTGGCCGCGAACACCCTCGCGACCGCGGTCCGGCTGCAGGAGGAAGCCGCCGCGAGCCTCGCCGTCGCCGAGACGGCGGAGGCGTCCGCGCGGCAGCAGGCCGCGGCGCTGGAGACCCAGCAGGCCCAGCTGACGACCGAGCTGGCCGGCGCCCAGGCCGAGCTGACCGCACTGGTCGGTCAGCGGGCGGCCGCCGAACGTGCCGCCCAGGTGACAGCCCCTCCGCAGCCCCCGCCCCCCGTCCAGACCACTCCGGCGCCGTCGGGCAACAGCACCTCGGCGGGGGCCGGCGACGCGTCCAAGGCACAGATCGCCATCGACGCGGCGATGGCCTACGAGGGCCTGCCCTATGCATGGGGCGGCGGCGGCACCAGGGGACCGGGTTACGGCCACAGCGGAGACGAGGACGTCTGGGGCTTCGACTGCAGCGGGCTGACCCAGTACGCCTACGGGCAGGCCGGGATCTCGATCCCGCGGAACAGCAGCTGGCAGTACTCGGCGCTGCCGAAGGTGTCGAGGGACGACCTCCGTCCAGGAGACCTCGTGTTCTGGGCGCGGAACACGTCCGACCCGGCGACCATCCACCACGTGGCCATCTGGCTGGGCGGGGACCGCATCCTCGAGGCGCCGCAGAGCGGGTCGTTCGTGCAGGTCACGGAGATGCGCTGGAAGGGCTACATCGGGGCCGGCCGGCCCAGCGCATGA
- a CDS encoding DUF58 domain-containing protein produces MILRRRAPQPPQPAPEHPGLLLHPATPGSGIEPGAGDGAPPRFTDGPADVLLRRLELTVRRRLDGLLQGDHLGLVPGSGSEAGDSRTYHPGDDVRRMDWPVTARTQVPHVRETIADRELETWAVVDLSASLDFGTANCQKRDLAIAGLAAVGHLTVHGGNRLGAVITTGERVDRHPAMPGRLAAERLLRSVVATPRATSGRRGDLAAALETLRRPERRRGLVVVISDFLGDSDWERPLRGLSTRHELLAIEVVDPRELELPDVGLLTVVDPETGQTLEVPTGDAEFRARFAAGAAAQREEVAAALRRAGAGHLRLRTDRDWLMDVVRFVAERRRAGSGGASR; encoded by the coding sequence GTGATCCTGCGTCGTCGTGCCCCACAGCCGCCGCAGCCGGCTCCCGAGCACCCCGGGCTCCTCCTGCACCCGGCCACACCGGGTTCCGGGATCGAGCCGGGGGCGGGGGACGGCGCGCCGCCGCGCTTCACCGACGGTCCGGCCGACGTGCTGCTGCGCCGACTCGAGCTCACCGTGCGACGGCGGCTCGACGGGCTGCTGCAGGGGGACCACCTGGGTCTCGTCCCCGGGTCGGGCTCGGAGGCGGGCGACTCGCGCACGTACCACCCGGGGGACGACGTCCGCCGGATGGACTGGCCGGTCACCGCGCGCACCCAGGTCCCGCACGTGCGGGAGACGATCGCCGACCGCGAACTGGAGACGTGGGCCGTCGTCGACCTGTCCGCGAGCCTGGACTTCGGCACCGCCAACTGCCAGAAGCGCGACCTCGCCATCGCCGGGCTGGCCGCCGTCGGCCACCTGACCGTGCACGGCGGGAACCGGCTGGGCGCTGTCATCACCACGGGGGAGCGGGTGGACCGGCACCCCGCCATGCCGGGACGACTGGCCGCGGAGCGGCTGCTGCGCTCGGTGGTGGCGACCCCGCGCGCGACGAGCGGACGACGGGGCGACCTCGCCGCGGCGCTGGAGACCCTGCGCCGGCCCGAGCGCCGCCGGGGCCTGGTCGTGGTGATCTCGGACTTCCTCGGGGACAGCGACTGGGAGCGGCCGCTGCGCGGGCTGTCCACCCGGCACGAGTTGCTCGCCATCGAGGTGGTCGACCCGCGGGAGCTGGAGCTGCCCGACGTCGGACTGCTGACCGTCGTCGACCCGGAGACCGGCCAGACGCTGGAGGTGCCCACCGGGGACGCTGAGTTCCGCGCCCGCTTCGCCGCGGGCGCGGCGGCCCAGCGCGAGGAGGTTGCCGCGGCACTGCGCCGGGCCGGAGCCGGCCACCTGCGCCTGCGCACCGACCGCGACTGGTTGATGGACGTCGTCCGGTTCGTCGCCGAACGCCGGCGCGCCGGCAGTGGCGGGGCTTCCCGATGA
- a CDS encoding AMP-binding protein, producing the protein MRVPLTTRDFLDRAELVYGDRVGIVDEPSQPAPSLGEVSYREVARRGRALQAGLDGLDIGEGERVAIVSHNAGRLLELLLSVPSSGRVAVPINFRLSPEEVSYIVGHSGARVLLVDPELESSLKGVESEHRFGTGEEYEQLLRFDTEPRPWSAPDEDATATINYTSGTTARPKGVQMTHRNLWVNAVTFGMHMQVSDRDVYMHTLPMFHCNGWGLPYTMAGLGATQVVLRKVDGAEILRRVEWHGVTVMAGAPAVWNAVLEAAADWDGEIPGRDRVRIIVAGAPPPSRTIARVEAELGWEFNQIYGLTETAPLLTINRPRAEYDDLDADERARRLSRAGVPGLGTRLEVSESGEVLAQGNTVLAGYWENPDASAEALEGGWFHTGDGGSIDDVGYVTISDRKKDVIITGGENVSSIEVEDAVFSHPAVAEVAVIGVPDDKWGEMVTALVVVAEGETVTAEEIVAHCRGRIAGYKLPKRVEFRDELARTATGKIQKFKLRESFWKDSERQIN; encoded by the coding sequence ATGCGCGTGCCCTTGACCACCCGCGACTTCCTCGACCGGGCCGAGCTCGTCTACGGCGACCGCGTGGGCATCGTCGACGAGCCGAGCCAGCCCGCCCCCTCGCTCGGGGAGGTGAGCTACCGCGAGGTGGCCCGCCGTGGCCGCGCCCTGCAGGCAGGTCTCGACGGGCTGGACATCGGCGAGGGCGAGCGGGTGGCGATCGTCAGCCACAACGCCGGCCGCCTGCTGGAGCTGCTCCTGTCGGTGCCGTCGTCCGGACGGGTGGCGGTGCCGATCAACTTCCGGCTCTCGCCCGAGGAGGTCAGCTACATCGTCGGGCACTCCGGCGCCCGCGTGCTGCTGGTCGACCCGGAGCTCGAGTCCTCGCTCAAGGGCGTCGAGTCCGAGCACCGGTTCGGCACGGGGGAGGAGTACGAGCAGCTGCTGCGCTTCGACACCGAACCCCGGCCGTGGTCGGCGCCGGACGAGGACGCCACCGCCACGATCAACTACACCAGCGGGACGACGGCGCGGCCCAAGGGCGTGCAGATGACCCACCGCAACCTGTGGGTCAACGCCGTCACCTTCGGCATGCACATGCAGGTCAGCGACCGCGACGTCTACATGCACACGCTGCCGATGTTCCACTGCAACGGCTGGGGCCTGCCGTACACGATGGCCGGGCTCGGGGCCACGCAGGTCGTGCTGCGCAAGGTGGACGGCGCGGAGATCCTGCGCCGGGTCGAGTGGCACGGGGTCACGGTCATGGCGGGCGCGCCCGCCGTGTGGAACGCCGTCCTGGAGGCCGCCGCCGACTGGGACGGCGAGATCCCCGGGCGCGACCGGGTGCGGATCATCGTCGCCGGCGCTCCGCCGCCCTCGAGGACGATCGCCCGCGTGGAGGCCGAGCTGGGCTGGGAGTTCAACCAGATCTACGGCCTCACCGAGACCGCCCCGCTGCTCACCATCAACCGGCCGCGCGCCGAGTACGACGACCTGGACGCCGACGAGCGCGCCAGGCGGCTGTCGCGGGCCGGTGTCCCCGGGCTGGGCACCCGGCTGGAGGTCAGCGAGTCCGGCGAGGTGCTCGCGCAGGGGAACACCGTGCTGGCCGGCTACTGGGAGAACCCCGACGCCTCGGCGGAGGCGCTGGAGGGCGGCTGGTTCCACACCGGGGACGGCGGCTCGATCGACGACGTCGGCTACGTGACCATCTCCGACCGCAAGAAGGACGTGATCATCACCGGCGGGGAGAACGTCTCCTCGATCGAGGTGGAGGACGCCGTCTTCAGCCACCCCGCCGTCGCCGAGGTCGCCGTCATCGGCGTGCCGGACGACAAGTGGGGCGAGATGGTCACCGCGCTGGTCGTCGTCGCCGAGGGGGAGACGGTCACCGCGGAGGAGATCGTCGCGCACTGCCGGGGCCGTATCGCCGGCTACAAGCTGCCCAAGCGCGTCGAGTTCCGCGACGAGCTGGCCCGCACGGCCACCGGCAAGATCCAGAAGTTCAAGCTCCGCGAGTCGTTCTGGAAGGACTCCGAGCGCCAGATCAACTGA
- a CDS encoding aconitate hydratase translates to MAASKDSFGARSTLTVEGTDYDIYRLDAVEGSEKLPFSLKVLLENLLRTEDGADITADHIRAIAGWDPSAEPDQEIQFTPARVVMQDFTGVPCIVDLATMREAMAELGGDPQKINPLAPAELVIDHSVIADVFGTPESFERNVEIEYERNGERYQFLRWGQGAFSDFKVVPPGTGIVHQVNIEHLARVIFPRQEGDKVVAYPDTCVGTDSHTTMVNGLGVLGWGVGGIEAEAAMLGQPVSMLIPRVVGFKLTGELPDGATATDLVLTITEMLREHGVVGKFVEFYGAGVSAVPLANRATIGNMSPEFGSTAAMFPIDEETITYLELTGRSREQVALVEAYAKEQGLWHDPSREPAFSEYLELDLATVVPSIAGPKRPQDRVAITEAKPAFRTALADYVAADETGGEDRKPGVPGHEQPYGVESEADEASAESFPASDPVSPFAHGNGEAGKPHHVDGKAVADRPSKPTRVVMEDGTETEIDHGHVVIAAITSCTNTSNPQVMIGAALLAKNAVERGLTSKPWVKTTLAPGSKVVMDYYEKAELTPYLEKLGFYLVGYGCTTCIGNSGPLPEPVSNAVNEADLAVVSVLSGNRNFEGRINPDVKMNYLASPPLVIAYALAGSMDVDLNNDPLGQDTDGNDVFLHDIWPSPQEVQRVIDHAVSAEQFGSSYQDVFAGTEQWQNLPTPTGDTFEWDTESTYVRKPPYFDGMPAEPAAVEDISGARTLAVLGDSVTTDHISPAGSIKADSPAGRYLREHGVDRRDFNSYGSRRGNHEVMIRGTFANIRLRNQLVPGTEGGVTKNHLTGETTTIYDASRAYIDAGIPLVVLAGKEYGSGSSRDWAAKGTALLGVKAVIAESYERIHRSNLIGMGVLPLQYPEGQNRESLGLTGDEEFTITGITALNDGSVPRTVKVKAGDVEFDARVRIDTPGEANYYRNGGIMQYVLRSLRGSAA, encoded by the coding sequence GTGGCAGCCAGCAAGGACAGCTTCGGAGCCCGGTCGACGCTCACCGTCGAGGGGACCGACTACGACATCTACCGACTCGACGCGGTGGAGGGCTCCGAGAAGCTGCCCTTCAGCCTGAAGGTCCTCCTCGAGAACCTCCTGCGCACCGAGGACGGCGCGGACATCACCGCCGACCACATCCGGGCGATCGCCGGCTGGGACCCGTCGGCCGAGCCCGACCAGGAGATCCAGTTCACCCCGGCCCGCGTGGTCATGCAGGACTTCACCGGCGTGCCCTGCATCGTCGACCTCGCCACCATGCGCGAGGCCATGGCGGAGCTGGGCGGCGACCCGCAGAAGATCAACCCGCTCGCCCCGGCCGAGCTGGTCATCGACCACTCCGTGATCGCCGACGTCTTCGGCACGCCGGAGTCCTTCGAGCGCAACGTCGAGATCGAGTACGAGCGCAACGGCGAGCGCTACCAGTTCCTCCGCTGGGGCCAGGGCGCCTTCAGCGACTTCAAGGTCGTCCCCCCGGGCACGGGCATCGTGCACCAGGTCAACATCGAGCACCTGGCCCGCGTGATCTTCCCGCGCCAGGAAGGTGACAAGGTCGTCGCCTACCCCGACACCTGCGTCGGCACCGACAGCCACACCACGATGGTCAACGGCCTGGGCGTGCTGGGCTGGGGCGTCGGCGGCATCGAGGCCGAGGCGGCCATGCTCGGCCAGCCCGTCTCGATGCTCATCCCGCGCGTCGTCGGCTTCAAGCTGACCGGCGAGCTGCCGGACGGCGCCACCGCGACCGACCTGGTCCTCACGATCACCGAGATGCTGCGCGAGCACGGCGTCGTCGGGAAGTTCGTCGAGTTCTACGGCGCCGGCGTCTCCGCCGTCCCGCTGGCCAACCGCGCCACGATCGGCAACATGAGCCCGGAGTTCGGCTCCACCGCGGCGATGTTCCCCATCGACGAGGAGACGATCACCTACCTGGAGCTGACCGGCCGTTCCCGCGAGCAGGTCGCCCTGGTCGAGGCCTACGCCAAGGAGCAGGGCCTCTGGCACGACCCGTCCCGCGAGCCCGCGTTCTCCGAGTACCTCGAGCTGGACCTCGCCACGGTCGTGCCGTCGATCGCCGGCCCGAAGCGCCCGCAGGACCGTGTCGCCATCACCGAGGCCAAGCCCGCGTTCCGCACGGCGCTCGCCGACTACGTGGCCGCTGACGAGACCGGCGGCGAGGACCGCAAGCCCGGCGTCCCCGGCCACGAACAGCCCTATGGCGTCGAGTCCGAGGCCGACGAGGCCTCCGCGGAATCGTTCCCGGCGTCGGATCCGGTCAGCCCGTTCGCGCACGGCAACGGCGAGGCCGGCAAGCCGCACCACGTCGACGGCAAGGCGGTCGCCGACCGTCCCTCCAAGCCGACGCGCGTCGTCATGGAGGACGGCACCGAGACCGAGATCGACCACGGCCACGTCGTCATCGCGGCGATCACCTCCTGCACCAACACCTCCAACCCGCAGGTCATGATCGGCGCCGCGCTGCTGGCGAAGAACGCCGTCGAGCGCGGGCTGACCAGCAAGCCGTGGGTGAAGACGACGCTGGCCCCCGGGTCCAAGGTCGTCATGGACTACTACGAGAAGGCCGAGCTCACGCCGTACCTGGAGAAGCTCGGCTTCTACCTCGTCGGCTACGGCTGCACCACCTGCATCGGCAACTCCGGCCCGCTCCCCGAGCCGGTGTCGAACGCCGTCAACGAGGCCGACCTCGCCGTCGTCTCCGTGCTCTCGGGCAACCGCAACTTCGAGGGCCGGATCAACCCCGACGTCAAGATGAACTACCTGGCGTCGCCGCCGCTGGTCATCGCGTACGCGCTGGCCGGCTCCATGGACGTCGACCTGAACAACGACCCGCTGGGTCAGGACACCGACGGCAACGACGTCTTCCTGCACGACATCTGGCCGTCGCCGCAGGAGGTCCAGCGGGTCATCGACCACGCCGTCTCGGCGGAGCAGTTCGGCAGCAGCTACCAGGACGTCTTCGCCGGCACCGAGCAGTGGCAGAACCTGCCCACGCCCACCGGGGACACGTTCGAGTGGGACACCGAGAGCACCTACGTGCGGAAGCCCCCGTACTTCGACGGCATGCCGGCCGAGCCGGCCGCGGTCGAGGACATCTCCGGCGCCCGCACCCTGGCGGTGCTCGGCGACTCGGTGACCACCGACCACATCTCCCCGGCCGGTTCGATCAAGGCCGACAGCCCCGCGGGCAGGTACCTGCGCGAGCACGGTGTGGACCGGCGCGACTTCAACTCCTACGGCTCCCGCCGCGGGAACCACGAGGTCATGATCCGCGGCACCTTCGCCAACATCCGGCTGCGCAACCAGCTGGTGCCCGGCACCGAGGGTGGCGTCACCAAGAACCACCTCACCGGCGAGACGACGACGATCTACGACGCCTCGCGCGCCTACATCGACGCCGGCATCCCGCTGGTCGTGCTGGCCGGCAAGGAGTACGGCTCGGGTTCGTCCCGCGACTGGGCCGCCAAGGGCACCGCGCTGCTGGGCGTCAAGGCCGTCATCGCCGAGAGCTACGAGCGCATCCACCGCTCGAACCTCATCGGCATGGGCGTGCTGCCCCTGCAGTACCCCGAGGGGCAGAACCGCGAGTCGCTCGGCCTGACCGGCGACGAGGAGTTCACCATCACCGGGATCACCGCGCTGAACGACGGCTCGGTGCCCCGCACGGTCAAGGTGAAGGCCGGGGACGTCGAGTTCGACGCCCGCGTCCGCATCGACACCCCCGGTGAGGCGAACTACTACCGCAACGGCGGGATCATGCAGTACGTGCTGCGCTCGCTCCGCGGCTCGGCCGCCTGA
- a CDS encoding phosphatase PAP2 family protein — protein sequence MTVVESAALTAAIPSPRTPLPGERMAGRAPAGTSDTRARRRLVVRWLLVSALGLSFAVTCAIVGLPTDRVVLLGWVVAGLALYAVADGPRRVGRLLADWLPLVALLLAYDASRGLADGFGATVHVAELATADRWLSGGSLPTVVLQQYWQADWWKAVASLVYASHFVVTPVVLGVLWVRNRDRWKTFARLVVGLSAAGLATYVLYPAAPPWLAAKDGVIEPVRRLSGAGWEVLGLPRAGALLADSQGQVNQVAAVPSLHTAFAVLVCLVLLPVARRRWQRVVLLGYGPAMAVVLVWAGEHYVIDTLLGAVYAVAVVLVAAQWRAWRRRMSPRTLPGTATHERVPAPTVDA from the coding sequence ATGACCGTGGTCGAGTCAGCGGCGCTCACCGCGGCGATCCCCAGCCCCCGCACGCCCCTGCCCGGAGAGCGGATGGCCGGCCGTGCGCCGGCGGGCACCTCCGACACCCGTGCTCGTCGGCGCCTCGTCGTGCGGTGGCTGCTGGTCTCCGCCCTGGGCCTGTCCTTCGCCGTCACCTGCGCGATCGTGGGGCTGCCCACCGACCGCGTCGTCCTGCTGGGCTGGGTCGTGGCCGGGCTGGCGCTGTACGCCGTGGCCGACGGCCCGCGCCGCGTGGGGCGGCTCCTCGCCGACTGGCTGCCGCTGGTGGCCCTGCTGCTCGCCTACGACGCCAGCCGGGGCCTCGCCGACGGCTTCGGCGCGACCGTGCACGTCGCGGAACTCGCCACGGCCGACCGCTGGCTGTCCGGGGGCAGCCTGCCGACGGTCGTGCTGCAGCAGTACTGGCAGGCCGACTGGTGGAAGGCCGTCGCCTCGCTGGTCTACGCGAGCCACTTCGTCGTGACGCCGGTCGTGCTCGGAGTCCTGTGGGTCCGCAACCGCGACCGGTGGAAGACCTTCGCCCGGCTGGTCGTCGGGCTGTCGGCCGCCGGGCTGGCCACGTACGTCCTCTACCCGGCCGCGCCGCCGTGGCTGGCGGCGAAGGACGGCGTCATCGAGCCGGTGCGCCGGCTCAGCGGTGCCGGCTGGGAGGTGCTCGGTCTGCCCCGTGCCGGAGCCCTGCTCGCCGACAGCCAGGGCCAGGTCAACCAGGTGGCGGCCGTGCCGTCGTTGCACACCGCCTTCGCCGTCCTCGTCTGCCTGGTGCTCCTCCCGGTCGCGCGCCGGCGGTGGCAGCGGGTCGTGCTGCTCGGCTACGGGCCCGCGATGGCAGTCGTGCTCGTGTGGGCCGGGGAGCACTACGTGATCGACACCCTCCTGGGCGCCGTCTACGCGGTCGCGGTCGTCCTCGTGGCGGCGCAGTGGCGGGCGTGGCGCCGGCGGATGTCTCCCCGGACCCTCCCCGGGACAGCCACGCACGAGCGGGTCCCCGCTCCTACCGTGGACGCGTGA
- a CDS encoding SIR2 family NAD-dependent protein deacylase, whose translation MTGAVPEPLPDWLSAARRIVVLTGAGISTESGIPDYRGPNGVWTKDPDAEKLVTLSYYVSDPDIRRRAWLMRRELTGDIAPNAGHRALADLERQGRLRALLTQNIDGLHQQAGSSPGVVLELHGTIHEVACLSCGDRTTMGSAMERIDAGAPDPACVVCGGILKSATISFGQELDSAVIAAAADAASECDVFLAVGTSLTVHPAAGLTDIAAAYGARIVVVNAEPTPYDPLADLVVREPIGRSLPLLLGTAHQHS comes from the coding sequence GTGACCGGAGCCGTCCCCGAACCCCTGCCCGACTGGCTGAGCGCGGCACGGCGCATCGTCGTCCTCACTGGTGCGGGCATCTCCACGGAGAGCGGCATCCCCGACTACCGCGGTCCGAACGGCGTGTGGACGAAGGACCCCGACGCCGAGAAGCTCGTCACGCTCTCGTACTACGTGAGCGATCCGGACATCCGCCGTCGGGCGTGGCTGATGCGCCGGGAGCTGACGGGCGACATCGCACCGAACGCGGGCCATCGGGCGCTGGCCGACCTCGAGCGCCAGGGGCGGCTGCGTGCCCTGCTCACCCAGAACATCGACGGGCTCCACCAGCAGGCGGGTTCCTCGCCGGGCGTCGTCCTCGAGCTGCACGGGACCATCCACGAGGTGGCCTGCCTGTCCTGCGGTGACCGGACGACGATGGGCAGCGCCATGGAGCGCATCGACGCCGGCGCCCCCGACCCCGCCTGCGTGGTGTGCGGCGGCATCCTCAAGTCGGCCACGATCAGCTTCGGCCAGGAGCTGGACTCCGCCGTCATCGCCGCCGCAGCGGACGCGGCGTCGGAGTGCGACGTCTTCCTCGCCGTCGGGACGTCGCTGACCGTCCATCCCGCGGCGGGTCTGACCGACATCGCGGCCGCGTACGGCGCTCGGATCGTCGTCGTCAACGCCGAGCCGACGCCCTACGACCCGCTCGCCGACCTCGTCGTCCGGGAGCCGATCGGGCGTTCCCTGCCGCTGCTGCTGGGAACGGCGCACCAGCACTCGTGA
- a CDS encoding AAA family ATPase produces the protein MSSAASTPIEIPSDPQPARADSPVPPSADAARLERVLFEIKRVIVGQDRLVERMLVALLARGHVLLEGVPGVAKTLAVETLATAVGGKFARLQFTPDLVPADIIGTRIYKAGQDAFETELGPVFANFVLTDEINRAPAKVQSALLEVMAERQVSIGGVTHPLPDPFLVLATQNPIESEGVYPLPEAQRDRFLMKVLVDYPSPEEEREIVYRMGSEPPVAETVLGPDELRRLQKAASQVFVHHALVDYVVRLVVATRTPREHGMEDVATWVSYGASPRASLGLIAASRALALVRGRDYVLPQDVLDITADVLRHRLVLSYDALADGVPADHIVKRIVQTVPLPQVAPRQNATGFGPGTPGGPHVPHFGPPQLHPGPQGAVPHNGSEGQGGPSANGYAQGPHPA, from the coding sequence GTGAGTAGCGCTGCCAGCACGCCGATCGAGATCCCGTCCGACCCGCAGCCCGCCCGCGCCGATTCGCCGGTGCCGCCGTCGGCCGACGCGGCCCGGCTGGAGCGCGTGCTGTTCGAGATCAAGCGGGTCATCGTCGGCCAGGACCGCCTCGTCGAGCGGATGCTCGTCGCGCTGCTGGCCCGGGGCCACGTGCTGCTCGAGGGCGTCCCGGGTGTGGCGAAGACGCTCGCGGTCGAGACGCTGGCGACCGCCGTCGGCGGGAAGTTCGCCCGGCTGCAGTTCACCCCCGACCTCGTTCCGGCCGACATCATCGGCACCCGGATCTACAAGGCCGGGCAGGACGCCTTCGAGACCGAGCTCGGGCCGGTCTTCGCCAACTTCGTGCTCACCGACGAGATCAACCGCGCGCCGGCCAAGGTGCAGTCGGCGCTGCTGGAGGTCATGGCCGAGCGGCAGGTGTCGATCGGCGGCGTCACCCATCCGCTGCCCGACCCCTTCCTGGTGCTCGCCACCCAGAACCCGATCGAGTCCGAGGGCGTCTACCCGCTGCCCGAGGCACAGCGCGACCGCTTCCTCATGAAGGTGCTCGTCGACTACCCGAGCCCGGAGGAGGAGCGGGAGATCGTCTACCGCATGGGCTCCGAGCCCCCCGTCGCCGAGACGGTGCTGGGACCCGACGAACTGCGCCGGCTGCAGAAGGCCGCCTCGCAGGTGTTCGTGCACCACGCGCTCGTCGACTACGTCGTCCGCCTGGTGGTCGCCACCCGGACGCCGCGCGAGCACGGCATGGAGGACGTCGCGACGTGGGTGTCCTACGGCGCGAGCCCTCGGGCGTCGCTGGGCCTGATCGCGGCCAGCCGGGCGCTGGCGCTGGTGCGCGGGCGGGACTACGTGCTGCCCCAGGACGTCCTCGACATCACCGCCGACGTGCTGCGGCACCGGCTGGTGCTCTCCTACGACGCCCTGGCCGACGGCGTCCCCGCGGACCACATCGTGAAGCGGATCGTGCAGACGGTTCCGCTGCCGCAGGTCGCCCCCCGGCAGAACGCCACCGGCTTCGGGCCCGGTACGCCCGGTGGGCCGCACGTTCCGCACTTCGGCCCACCCCAGCTGCACCCGGGGCCGCAGGGGGCGGTCCCGCACAACGGGTCCGAGGGCCAGGGCGGGCCGTCGGCCAACGGCTACGCGCAAGGGCCGCACCCGGCGTGA